GGATGGTCCAGGCCCGGTGGGGCGTTTGCAGCGTATGCTGCCCTCACCATTATTTCCAAGGAGGAAACGAATTATGACGACCGAAACTGCATTGCTGACGCTGGATACCCTCGCCAACTACCTCAAGGAGCGCGATGTTCAGCTGGAAATGGATCAGAACCCCGAAACCGGCCAACGCTTTATTCGCATGGGTTGGCGCTTTGAAATGGGCGACGCCGCTGTGTTGGTCTCTGTGAATGATGGCCCCCAGAACACCAGCCGTCTGGAAATCACCTGCGTGACCCAGAAGACCTACGAAGGTCGCATGCAGGAAGTCATGGAAATGCTGAACCTGCGTAACCGCGAGCGGGCCTTTAGCCGCAGCATCGACCAGCAGGGCAACGTCTGGCTGGAGTATGTGGGCTTCTACCCCACCCTGGCCGAGATGCCCCAGGAAACCTTCGATACCCTGTTTGGTGGCGTTCTGATGCACTTCCAGGATGATTACGCCGCGCTGGAGGGCGTGCAGCTACAACCTCAGCAGCCTCAGGCCTAAGGACTCATTTTTCTCATTTTTGCGGCCGCAGGGCCGCTTTTTTTGATTTGTATATTGTTCTCTATTAATTCTTCCTCTATTTTGTAAATCGCGTAGTACAAATTTGAGACTATTCGATACTGAAGGGCTCTCCAGTCACTTTAGCGGCGCTGCCGGAGGGCTTCGTACAGTACGACGGCGGCAGCGGTAGAGACATTCAGACTGTCTGCCTGGCCGCGCATGGGGATCGAAACGGCGTATTCAGTTGCTCGCCACTCAGCAGGCAGACCGGCATGCTCGGTTCCCAGCAGCAGAGCCACCCGTCCAGTCAAATCAGCGTCCCAGAGGGTCTGCGGCGCATCTGGGGTGCAGGCCACCAAACGGAACCCCTCCTCTTCCAGCCAGGTCCACGCCTCCGCTTCTTCAGCCTGCACCAAGGGCACATTGAAGACACTGCCCTGCGAAGCCCGGATCACGTTGGGGCCAAATACATCTGCGCCCCGTCCCAGAACCAGCACGCCATCTGCACCCACACCGTCGACTGTCCGCAGAATAGCCCCGACATTTCCCGGTTTTTCCAGGCCGTGCAGCACCACAATCAGTGCGGACGACTCCAACTGGGGCCAGCACGCCTGAGGTGCGTCAGCCAGCATCAAAACACCGTCGGGATGCTCGCGGCCACTGACCTTGGCGAAGGCTTCGCGGCTCAGGTCGGTGGCCTCAGCCAGTTGAGCTGCCAGCGCCGCTGCTTCGGGGCTGAACAGCGCCGGGCAAAGGTACAGCTCCTGCGCGGCCCAGCCAGCGGCCAGCGCGCGGGCTGTCTCGCGTGCTCCTTCGATCAGCACGGCCCTCTCCTCCTCCCTTGCTCGGCGGCTGCCCCTGAGCCGGACCAGGCGCTTGACAGTAGGGTTCTGGGTGGAGGTGATGACGGGGGCGGGCATGGGCCACACTATGCCGCATTTTTGACTTTTTTACTCTTCAGAGCTAGTTTGTAATTCGCAGATTACTCTCTCGTCGTCTCTTTGTCCGAGTTACGATTGGGGGGCATGCCCAACCTCCTAGATTTCGGTGAAATGGCGCGTGGTTGGATCCTTGAGGCCGCGCATCTGGTCGCTACCCTGGCAGAACTGGCCGCAGTAGTGATCGTGGTCGCAGCCTTGCTGGAGGGCCTGTGGCGCTCTGCCAAAGTGTTTATGCAGCGCGACCAGGTGCCGGATGAACTCAAGGAATCGCTGCGGCTTCAGCTGGGCCGCTGGCTGGCAATTGCTCTGGAATTTCTGCTGGCCGCCGACATCATGCTCACTGCTGTGGCACCCACCTGGGAAGAAATCGGCAAGCTGGCGGCCATCGCCACCATCCGGACGGCACTGAACTTTTTCCTGCAAAAAGAGATTGAGGCGCATGAGCAGCGGCATGGGCGCACCACGCACCCGGACCATACCTGAAGCCCGCCCCTGAACTAAGCTAGGGGTATGAGCACTGCATTTATCGGCCTGGGCGCCATGGGCTACCCAATGGCCCGCCACCTGGCTGCCCAGGAAGACACCCTGGTCTGGAACCGCACCTTTGCCCGCGCTGAGGCGCATGAAGCCGAATATGGCAGTGAGGCCCGGCCCCTGACGGAGCTGGCCCAGGCGGACATTATCTTCAGCTGCTTGCCGACCAGCACCGAGGTCTGGGAGGTGCTGCGCGCGCTGGACGGCTACCTGATGCCTGACACCGTCTGGGTTGACTGTACCAGCGGCCATCCCGCCGAGGCACCACGGCAAGCCGCCTGGCTCAAGGAGCGCGGCGTGGCGTGGCTGGACGCCCCCGTTTCAGGCGGCGTGGCGGGCGCGGAGGCCGGAACCCTCACGGTGATGGTCGGCGGTGACGCGGCAGCGCTGGAGCGGGTACGGCCCCGGCTGGCCTTTGCCGGCAAAACCGTGCATGTGGGCGGCGTCGGAGCCGGATTTGCGGTCAAGGCCGTCAACAATACGCTGCTGGCCGTCAACCTCTGGGCCGCCGGCGAGGGGCTGGCTGCTCTGAAGGCTGCAGGGGTAGATCTGAGCGCTGCCCTGGACGTGATCAATGCATCGTCGGGCCGGTCCAACGCCACCGAGAATCTGATTGGACAGCGGGCCCTGACCCGCGAGTTTCCGGCCACCTTCGCCCTAGGGCTGCTGGCCAAAGACGTGGGCATTGGGCTGGACCTGGTCGCCACGCACAAGGGCAGCGCTCCCCTGCTCGGCCAGACCGCTGGGCTGTACCGCGCGGCTGAGCGGATGGTCGGCGCGGCTGAGGACCATACCGCCGCACTCAAGCTGATAGAACAGATGAACGATGTGGAGCTCACATGACTGATCCTCAATTTTCGGTGGCCACTGACGGTGGCCTGGACGCCTTCAGCGGCCTGAACAACGCGGTGCCGGTCGCGCCTTTCTCGGTGAACTTCGGTGACGAGAGCCACGCCATGCACGAGCTGCCCAGGCGTGAACTGATGGACCGGATTCTGGCTGGTAACCCCCACCCCAGCACCTCGCAGCCCACGCCACAGGCCTGGATGGACGCCTACCGCGAAGCAGCCGAGCACAGTTCCAAGGTGGTGGCGCTGACCATCAGCCCCGGTCTTTCGGGCAGTGCCAACGCTGCCGAGCAGGCCCGTGAGTTGTCAGGGTTGGATGTCACGCTGCTCAACTCCGGCAGCCTGAGTGCGGCGCAGGCCTTTGTGCTGCACGCCCTGAATGCCGCTGCCGAGCGCGGCGAAAGCCTGGACACCGCCCAGCGCTGGGCCGAAGAGGTGCGCGAGGAGACTGAGCTCTACTTCACGGTCGAGACCTTAGAGTTCCTGAAGCGCGGCGGGCGGATCGGGAAGGTACAGGCGGCGCTTGGGGGACTCCTGAACCTCAAGCCAGTCATCACGGTGGAAAAACCGGCTGGGATCTATACCACTGTCGCCAAGGCCCGGGGGTACAAAGGCGCGATCCGCGAGATCGCCGCGCAACTGACGCGCCGCTACGGTGAGGGTACTCCGCTACGGCTGGGCCTGCTGGAAGGCTCACACCCTGAGGACACCGATCTGCTGCGCTCTGAGATTGCGGCGCGTCATCCGGTCGTCTGGGAAGGCCGCGCTGGGGTCAATGGCGCGCTGATCGTCCATACCGGACCGCGGGCCTGTGGGGTGGCGGCCGCGCCAGGAGCCTGGCCTTGGGAGCGCTAGCGGTTCAACTGCTCGGTGCCGAACATCCGCTGGCAGGAGAATGGCTGCGTTGGACAGCCTGGCATCCTGAACTGCGGGTGACCGCCCTGGTGGCTCCAGCGAGAGCGGGCGACACGGCTGAGGAACTGCACCCCTCCTTGTTCGGCTGGCGTGGCCTAGCCGCACAGACGGAAGCTGGCTCTGCCGACGTGACGGTCATCCTGCCGGACTGGGATAGAGCGGTGCCGCCAGATGCCGGGCAACAGGTAGATTTTCGGTCGGGAGCCAGCGGCGCAGCGGTCTTGCCGGAACTGAGAGGACCGTCCGATCTGACTCTACTTGCAGGACTGCCACCCCGCACGCTGGCAGCGGCGCTGGCGCTGGAACCTCTCCTTCAGGGCCGGGTGGTGTCCCCACGTGAACCCATTGGGCACCGGCTGAGCGGGGAGGAACTGGCGGCGCTGCGCCCGCTCCTGAGGGGGCACTTCAGCTTTGAAGCATGGGAGGGCGAGGGCCTGCGGATTCCCCTGTTCGAGGGCTACTCGGAACACGATGCGCTGGCCGCCTACCGGGACACGTTCAGGGGCCACCCCTGGGTACGGCTGCGGCGCGACCTCCAAATCCCTCAGGGTGTCGAGGGAAGCCCGGCCTGTGAGCTGAGCCTACGCGTGCTGGAACGCGAGGACCCGGAGATTCCTATTCCGCTGCTGGGCGTCACTTCCGCGCTGGACCCCTGGCCTGCACTGGCAGCGCGGGGAGTGGCGGCGCTGAACCTGTCGCGGGGCTGGCCAGCCCTGCTGGGCCTGGTGCCGGAGGCCTGAACAATGTTGCCTGCTTGACAGTTTGCCTGGGCCGCCCTACACTCGCTGAAATGCCACAGCTCAACGCCAACGATAATGACGATCCCACCTAGGGGACGTCGTTACGCTGCTGTTCGCGCCCCCGCCCCGAAACACGGAGCGGGGGCTTTCCTTATCTCACCTCATTCATCTGCCACAGGAGCCACCCACCATGACCACCGAACCTACTCAGGCCGCCCCCGTCCTCCCCCGTACCTTTATCCGTGAGCTGGCTCAGCATGTTGGGCAGACTGTACGGCTGCGCGGCATGATCCTCTCGCGCCGCGATCTGGGGGGGATCCAGTTCGTGACTCTGCGTGACGCGGGCGGCGCCGTGCAGTGTGTCGGCGACCAGTTGAACCTGGACCTGCCCCTGCCGGAAAGCAGCGTAGAAATCATAGGGACCGTGCGCCCGCACCCCAAGCGCGGGGGCGAGGTCGAAGTGCAGATGCAGGCCATGACAGTCATTGCCGCCGCGGCTGAACCTACGCCAGTCGAGCTGCCCAAGCTGGAGCGGGTTCACGCCGACACCCTACTGAACCACCGCGCCGTGACGGTGCGTGGCCTGAAGGAGCGCGCGGCGCTGCGGGTTCAGGCCGAACTGCTGGCGGGCTTCCGCGAAACCCTGTCAGGCATGGGCTTTACCGAGATCAGCACGCCCAAGATCGTGGAGGCCGGGGCCGAGGGGGGCGCTGGCCTCTTTACGGTGGACTACTTCGGGGAACCCGCTTACCTGGCCCAGAGCCCGCAGCTGTACAAGCAGATGATGGTGGGAGCTTTCGAGCGGGTGTTTGAGGTGGCTCCCGTCTTCCGGGGCGAGTCGCACAACACCAGCCGCCACCTGACCGAGTACCTCAGCCTGGACGCTGAACTGGGTTTTATTGATTCGGAAGAAGACGTGATGGACGCCGAAACTGAGGTGCTGCGCGGGATGCTGGCCCGCGTGCAGGAGCGCTGCGGCCCCGAACTGGCCCTGCTGGGCGCAGAGCTGCCGCAAGTCCCAGAGCGCATCCCCCGGATTCCCTTGCTGGAAGCCCGCGCCACGGTGGAGCGCGAGTTCGGACACCTGGTGGGCGGCAAGGACTTGGACCCTGAAGGCGAGCGGCTGCTGGGCGAGTGGGCGGGGCGTGAACTGGGCAGTGATTTTGTGTTCGTCACCAAGTTTCCGCAGGCGGCGCGGCCCTTTTATACCCACCCGGACGGTGAGATGGACGGCGTGCCGGTGACACGCGGTTTCGACTTGCTGCTGCGTGGCCTGGAAATCACGTCGGGCGGACAGCGTATCCATGACCCGGAAATGCTGCGCCGGAGCATCGAGGCGTATGGCCTGAACCCCGAGTCGCTGCGGGCCTACGCGGAGGTCTTCCGCTATGGGATGCCTCCACACGGCGGCTTCGCCATCGGCGCCGAGCGGCTCACCGCCCTGCTGCTGGGCCTGAGCAACGTGCGGATGGCGCGGGCATTTCCGCGTGACCGCACCCGCTTGCAGCCCTGAACCGAGCATGGATCACCCACCGCGCCGGAGCCTTGCTTTTCCGGCGCGACTTTTCGTGGCTGGAAGGTAGGCTGGGAACATGACAATGGAACACGAACTGGACATCGCGGTGCGCCTGGCGCGGGAAGCCGGCGCAGTGACCGAAGCTTTCCGCGCTCAGGGCTTCAAGGTTGAGCATAAGACCGGGGCCGACGATCCGGTGACCGAGGGCGACCGCGCCGCCTCGGCGCTGCTGATGCGGGAGCTGGCACGGGCTTTTCCGGGCGACGGCCTGCTGTCCGAAGAAGAAGCCGACGCCCCCGAGCGCCTGAGCCGCTCCCGAACCTGGCTGATAGACCCGATTGACGGCACCAAGGAATACGCGGACGGGAGCCCCGATCACTGTGTCTCGCTGGGGCTGGCGGTGGACGGTGAACCGGTGCTGGGGGTGATCTACGCGCCGCAGACAGATGAGCTGTTTGCCGGGGCGGTGGGCCTGGGCGTCACCAAGAACGGTGAGCGGGTGACGCTGCGTGACCACCAGCCCTACGTGATTGCCACCTCGGTGACCGAGACTCGCCGCGAACTGCGTGACCTCCCCTTGCCCGGTATGCGCCCAAGCGGGTCTACCGCCCTGAAACTGGCCCGTATCGCGGCAGGTGAGGCCGACGCCACCTTTACCATGTCGCCCCGCGCCGAGTGGGACATCGCCGCCGGGCACGCGCTGCTGCGGGCGCAGGGCGGCGACCTGACCCGCCGGAATGGACAGCCGGTGCGCTACAACCAGACCCGGCCCTATCTGGAACAGGGCTTCGTGGCCGGACACCCGGCGGCTCTGACCTGGCTGCGCCGCGAGTTGGAGCGGCTGGAGATCCCCAGCGGCGTGCTGTGCCTGGACGCCGACGCCCAAGGCCGGCGCCGCCACGTCCGGGTGACAGGCGGACGCGAACTGGCCTGGCTGGTGACCGGGCCGGGCACGGACGGCCCCGACACGGTGCTGGAGGCTGGCGGCGACGCCTTTCACCTGGAGCGGCTGACCCGCGACGTGCGCCGCGGCAAAGACGCCCTGGGGTGAGCGGGCAGGCCGCCCTATACTGTCCCGCGTGCGTCTGTGCAAGCTCTCGACCCTGAATTACCGCAATCTGTCGCCCGACACGCTGGATTTTCCAGCCGGGGTGACGGGGGTCTGGGGTGAGAACGGCGCTGGCAAGACCAACCTGCTGGAAGCCGCCTATCTGGCCCTGACCGGACGCACCGAGGCAGGCCGCCTAGAGGAGCTGATCTTGGCTGGACAGACCGAGGCCTATGTCCGTGCCGATGTGCTGGAAAGCGGCAGTCTCAGCGTGCAGGAGGTCGGGATCGGGCGGGGCAAGCGGCAACTGAAAGTAGACGGTGTACGAACCCGTAATGGGGATCTGCCGCGTGGCAGCGCCGTGCTGTTTCGCCCCGAGGACTCGGAACTGGTGTTCGGCGCTCCTTCGCAGCGGCGGGGCTACTTGGACTCCTTGCTCAGCCGCCTGAGTGCCCGGTACGCCGAGCAACTCAGCCGCTACGAACGCACCGTGTCTCAGCGCAATGCTGCACTGCGTGAGGGTCAGGACTGGGCCTTGGATGTCTGGGACGAACCGCTGGGCACCCTGGGACGGGGCATCATGGAATTTCGGCAGCGTGCTGCGGGCCGCCTGGAGGAACTGGCGCAAGGAGCCAATGCCGAGCTGGGCAGCCGTAAAACCCTGCGGGTCCAGTTGACCGAGAGTGCCGACCCCGAGCGCTACGTGGAGCAACTGCGCGCCCGCCGTGCCGAGGAACTGGCGCGTGGCCTCACCCTGACGGGGCCACACCGTGACGATCTGGCGTTGTCCTTGGGCGACATGAGCGCCGGAACCTACGCCAGCCGGGGCGAGGGCCGCACGGCTGCACTGGCCCTGCGCTACGCCGAGATGCAGCTCCTCACCGAGCGCTTTGGTGAACCTCCAGTTCTCCTGATTGATGACTGGACCGCCGAACTGGACCCGCAGCGCCGTCAGTTCCTGTTGGACCTTGCGGCGTCGGTGCCGCAAGCCATTGTCACCGGAACCGAGCGTCCACCTGGGGCGGCGTTGCTGCTGCACGCCGCAGCTGGACGCTTCAGTCCGCTTACTGAGGGAAACCGCGATGGACGATAAGCCCTACCGCCAGGGGCCCAGTTTCCGCACCCGTGCCCGCTCCGGCAAGCGCCAGGGTGACCTGCGCAGCGTCGGCGACTTGATGAATGCCACGCTGGGAAAAAATGGGCTGGGTTTCGGGGTGCGCCGCGCCCAGGCCATTTTGATCTGGCCGCAGGCGGTGGGCCCGGAGGTGGCCCGGCTGACCCGCGCCCGGTCCTTTCAGTTCGGCACCCTGCATATCGAGGCGCGGGACTCGGCGGCGGCCCATCACCTCAGCATGCAGCGGCACCATTTCCTGGCGCGGCTGAATGAACTGCTGCGGGCCCAGACTGCGCCCGGTACCGAGCCGGAACTGGTCAGCGAGATTCGCTTCGGAACCGGCTGGGCAGCCGAGAAGCCCTCGGCGGGTGGCGGTGGACCGCTGGCTGGCAGTGTGCTGCCGCCCCTCACCGCTGAGGACCGTGCCCAGGCTGCCCGCGCGGCCCAGGTGGTTGGCGAAGACTTACGCGGCCCCGCCCAGCAGGCTGCCGAGGCAGTGGCCCGCGCCCAACGCTGGCGTGAGCAGCAAGGCTGGACCCCCTGCCCAGTCTGCGAGGTACCCAGCCCACATACGCCGTGTCGCCCGTGTCAGCGCCTGCTGCGTGATCCTCTGATTCGGCGGGCAACCGACGAATTGCTGCGTCAGCCCGAAGCGCTGCGTGGCCTGGAAGATCGGCTGGGCGCCAGTGGTGAGCAGGCGGCCCGTTTTCTGGCTATTGAGGCACTGGAAGGCCAGCTGACGGTACTGGCCCTGGAGTGCGTACAGAGTGGCGGTGCCGAGCAGTACCGCGAGTTCCTGGAGCAACAATGCGGCAAATTGCTGGCGCTGCTGGGCCGCAAGTCAGTGGCTGAGGTAGTGGCAGCGGACTACGCCGGGTTGCCAGGTCCGGTGCGGCAGGTGCTGATGGCAGGCCGCGCGGCTGACCGTCGCCGCTGAAGCCCTAAAGCTTCGCTCAGGACCGGTTTAGAACTTTACAACGTTTGCCCCTGGTGCTGCGGCGTATGGTAGGCCAATGACCGAGCCAGCCACCGGGAGCATTCCACAGGCCCACTTGCCCGACCAGCCCGTGCAGTTGCGTGCGGCGGTCCTGACGGTCAGCGACACCCGGACACCCGAAAACGATCATTCGGGCGCCTTTTTGCGGGCGGCACTGGAGGCCGCTGGGCATCGGGTGCTGGAGACTCGGATCGTGCCCGACGAAGCGCGTGCCATAACCGAGCAGTTGCAGGCCTGGCTGGACGCAGAAGTGGACCTGATTCTCACCACGGGCGGCACGGGCATTACCGGGCGCGACGTGACCATTCCAGCGGTGGAAGCGCTGCTGACCAAGCCACTGCCAGGCTTTGGCGAGCTGTTCCGGATGCTGTCGTATCACGAAGTGGGTGCTGCGGCGATGCTCTCCAGGGCCATAGGTGGCCTGGCTGGACGCAGCCTGATTTTTGCGCTGCCTGGCTCGAAAAATGCGGTTCAGACAGCCTGGGATAGGCTGCTGGTTGGGCAATTGCAACACCTTGCAGCCGAAGTCCATCGGCAAGGCCAGCCCTGATGGAAGAACTGCTCGCCACGCCGTTCTGGACGCGCTTCAATCTATATTTCGTGGCAACCTGGGTGGTCCTGACACTGTACTGGCTGGTTCGGATCGCCTTTGAGGCGCGGCGGCGGCAGCGCCCAGCCGTTACGCTGTGGGCCATTCCCGGGCTGCTGCTGCTGGGTCTGGCTCCGCTGCTGGAAGTCCCAGTGCTGTTTGGGCTAGGTGCAGCCTTGCTGCTTGCGGCAGAATGGTGGCCGCGCTCTTTCGCCCCGGCCACAGGGCGGCCCCAGTGGGTCTGGGGATTGATCCTGGCAGTTCTGGGTGCAGGAACTCTGCTGATTTCTCCTGTCACCTTCCTGAGTGCGTTGGTCGGTACTGGGCTGGCGCTGGGTGGTCTGGCCTGGCTGCTGGCAGGTTTACTCTGGCCCCCGCCACGGCAGGCCCAAACCTGGCTTCCCCCCAGCGTCATGCACAAGGTCCATTCCCCGACCTTCGGGACCGAAGTCCGCTGGCAAGCCGCCCACGTTCCTATCCCGCCCGAGCTGGAGGTCACCCTGGCACAGGGCCATATCCTGCTGCGCAATACGGCGAGTGAGTCGCTCTGGCTGCGGGGTTGGACGCCGGCAGGCCGCAACGCCTTTCGCGCCCTGAACCGGACCATCGACCCCGGCGAGGACCACCGCCTGATCCGCGAGATCGGGCAGGCCGGCGTGCGCGTCTGGTATAGCCCGCCAGACAGCCCGGAAGTGCGCCTGCTGCGGGCAGATTGGACCGAACACGACCAGAGCCGTACCCTGCATTAGACGGACCACCCAGCAGGAGCGGCAAGCCAATCAAAATATCTGCGGCCCAGCTCCGGGACAAGCTTCACGGGACAGCCCGCGCCCCAGCGCGTTACACTGCCGGTCATGGTTGAAGTCGCCGCTGCCCCCACGCTGACAGTGGCGTTTCTGGCTGGGCTGCTCTCATTTCTCAGTCCCTGTGTCTTGCCGCTGGTGCCGTCCTACTTGGGTGTGATCGGCGGCACCCGAGTACCGCTGATCCGGGCACTGGGCTTTATCGCGGGCTTTGGGCTGGTGTTTGTCGCCCTGGGCGCCACCGCCAGTGCGCTGGAAGCCTTGCTGGCGCCGCATAAGATGCTGCTGGGCCGCCTGGCCGGGCTACTGATTATCTTTTTCGGGCTGGTCATGCTGGGTGTGATTCGCCTGCCCTGGCTGATGCGCGATACTCGCGATCTGAGCGGTGCCGACCGCTACGGCCCAGTGGCCCTGGGCGCGGCCTTTGCCTTTGGTTGGAGTCCCTGTCTGGGGCCAGCCCTGGGCAGCATCCTGGGCCTGGCGGCCAGTACGAGTTCGCTTACCCAGGGGGTGTGGCTGCTGCTGACCTACACTGCCGGGTTAGCCGTGCCCTTCTTACTGACCGCCCTCCTATGGGACCGGATCAACCTGCGTGGGCTGAACCGCTATGCCGGAATCTTTGAAAAAGTCGGCGGAGCCTTGCTGGTCGTGTTCGGGCTGCTGATGGTGACTGGATATTTCACTCTACTGTCCAGCTTTTTCTATGAGCTGATGCCGGAGTGGCTACGAATTTGAGCGACCCTGCACCCCAGCTGGAATATGCGGTGCAACTGCGGGATGTCTGGCTGCGCTTGGGCCGGGACGCTGTGCTGCGTGGGGTAAATCTGGATCTTCCGAAGGGCGAACACCTCACACTGCTGGGGGCCAATGGCGCGGGCAAAACCACCTTGCTGCGGGTGCTGGCCTCGGCATTGCGCCCCACGCGGGGGGAGGGCCGTATCCTAGGCTATGACCTGCGCGACAGCCGGGCGGTGCGTGAGCTGGTGCATCTGATGCCAGTAGATGGGGCGCTGTACCCCGATCTGACCTGCGCCGAGAATCTGGCCTTTGCCCTGCGGATGCATGGGCGCAGTATGACAGTGACGGATGCTGCCCTGGCACGGGTGGGCTTAAGTCAAGCTGCGGACCGCCGCACCCGTTTTATCTCGGCGGGCATGCGTAAGCGGCTGGCCCTGGCCCGTGCCTGGACATTGGCACAGCCGCTCACACTGGTGGATGAACCGTTTGCCAATCTGGATGCAGCGGGGCGAAGGCTGGCCCTGGAACTGCTGGGCGACCTGGCCGCAGGGGGAAGCACCCTGGTCATCGCGGCGCACGAGCCTGAACTGGCGGCGCAGTTGGCTCCACGGTCGCTCTACCTCGCAGGCGGCGTGCTATTGGAAGGCGGACCATGAGCGCCCTCAACACCGTCTGGACGGTGGCGGCCAGGGACCTCACCCTGGCTGGGCGCACACGCGATGTACTGCTGGCAACCGCTTTCTATGTGGCGCTGGTTTTGTTGGTGCAGGGGTTTGCGCTGGGCGCGCCGGATGGACGCTCAGCCAGCGCGACAGCCAATCTGGCTGCCGGAGTGGTCTGGACCGCCCTTACGCTGGCCTCGGCAGTCGCCGCAGGCCGCGCTTTCTCCGCGGAGGCTGAAGCCGGAGCCCTGGAACAACTGCTGCTGTATCCAGCGCCTCTGGCCGCGGTGTATCTCGGCAAGTTGCTGGGCGTGCTGCTGCCGCTGCTGCTGATCGGGGCGGCCACACTTCCACTGGGCCTGGGCCTATTCGGCGTCTGGGGTGGTGAAGACCAGCCACCACTGCCCTGGCTCAGTCTGTACGGGGTAATGGCCTTGGGCACAGTTGGCCTGGCCGCCACCAGCACCTTTTACTCCAGCCTGACAGTGAATCTCCGCGCCCGCGAAGCGCTGCTGCCTGCGCTAGCCTTTCCCCTGTTGATTCCCCTGGTGATCGCCCTGGTACGTATCACCGCCACGCTGCTTTCGGGCGGATGGACGGCTGAAGCATGGGCCTGGGCGGCTTTCCTGTTGGCCTTCAATATAGGAACGTTGGTGCTGGCTGCTTGGCTGTTTCCATACGCCGTGGAAGGGTAACACATCTTAACGCCACATCTTGCTCTGTAATTCGTATATTAGATCTGGGTCCAAAGAGAACCGGGCTTGCTCTAGGCCACCCGGCTCTCGTTCACCGTTTACTTCAGAGCGCCATGCTCATGCAGGTATTCTGCGATCTGTACTGCGTTCAGCGCCGCACCTTTCAGTAGTTGATCGCCCGCCACAAACAGCTCGATGCCCTGGTCGAATACCAGGCTCTGGCGAATACGCCCCACTTCCACATCGTATTTGCC
The sequence above is a segment of the Deinococcus radiophilus genome. Coding sequences within it:
- a CDS encoding ATP-binding cassette domain-containing protein, with amino-acid sequence MSDPAPQLEYAVQLRDVWLRLGRDAVLRGVNLDLPKGEHLTLLGANGAGKTTLLRVLASALRPTRGEGRILGYDLRDSRAVRELVHLMPVDGALYPDLTCAENLAFALRMHGRSMTVTDAALARVGLSQAADRRTRFISAGMRKRLALARAWTLAQPLTLVDEPFANLDAAGRRLALELLGDLAAGGSTLVIAAHEPELAAQLAPRSLYLAGGVLLEGGP
- a CDS encoding DUF721 domain-containing protein → MDDKPYRQGPSFRTRARSGKRQGDLRSVGDLMNATLGKNGLGFGVRRAQAILIWPQAVGPEVARLTRARSFQFGTLHIEARDSAAAHHLSMQRHHFLARLNELLRAQTAPGTEPELVSEIRFGTGWAAEKPSAGGGGPLAGSVLPPLTAEDRAQAARAAQVVGEDLRGPAQQAAEAVARAQRWREQQGWTPCPVCEVPSPHTPCRPCQRLLRDPLIRRATDELLRQPEALRGLEDRLGASGEQAARFLAIEALEGQLTVLALECVQSGGAEQYREFLEQQCGKLLALLGRKSVAEVVAADYAGLPGPVRQVLMAGRAADRRR
- a CDS encoding cytochrome c biogenesis CcdA family protein, coding for MVEVAAAPTLTVAFLAGLLSFLSPCVLPLVPSYLGVIGGTRVPLIRALGFIAGFGLVFVALGATASALEALLAPHKMLLGRLAGLLIIFFGLVMLGVIRLPWLMRDTRDLSGADRYGPVALGAAFAFGWSPCLGPALGSILGLAASTSSLTQGVWLLLTYTAGLAVPFLLTALLWDRINLRGLNRYAGIFEKVGGALLVVFGLLMVTGYFTLLSSFFYELMPEWLRI
- a CDS encoding heme exporter protein CcmB — its product is MSALNTVWTVAARDLTLAGRTRDVLLATAFYVALVLLVQGFALGAPDGRSASATANLAAGVVWTALTLASAVAAGRAFSAEAEAGALEQLLLYPAPLAAVYLGKLLGVLLPLLLIGAATLPLGLGLFGVWGGEDQPPLPWLSLYGVMALGTVGLAATSTFYSSLTVNLRAREALLPALAFPLLIPLVIALVRITATLLSGGWTAEAWAWAAFLLAFNIGTLVLAAWLFPYAVEG
- a CDS encoding MogA/MoaB family molybdenum cofactor biosynthesis protein, coding for MTEPATGSIPQAHLPDQPVQLRAAVLTVSDTRTPENDHSGAFLRAALEAAGHRVLETRIVPDEARAITEQLQAWLDAEVDLILTTGGTGITGRDVTIPAVEALLTKPLPGFGELFRMLSYHEVGAAAMLSRAIGGLAGRSLIFALPGSKNAVQTAWDRLLVGQLQHLAAEVHRQGQP